Proteins from a single region of Ziziphus jujuba cultivar Dongzao chromosome 1, ASM3175591v1:
- the LOC107427145 gene encoding phosphatidylinositol N-acetylglucosaminyltransferase subunit A: MGDQKKRHRILMVSDFFYPNFGGVENHIYYLSQCLLKLGHKVVVMTHAYGTRSGVRYMTGGLKVYYLPWKPFLMQNTLPTFYGTLPIIRTILIREKISLVHGHQAFSTLCHEALMHARTMGYKVVFTDHSLYGFADVGSIHMNKVLQFTLADVSQAICVSHTSKENTVLRSGLPPEKVFVIPNAVDTAMFKPAPLRPSGNEIIIIVISRLVYRKGADLLVEVIPEVCRLYPNVRFIVGGDGPKRVRLEEMREKHSLQDRVEMLGAVPHALVRSVLISGHIFLNSSLTEAFCIAILEAASCGLLTVSTRVGGVPEVLPDDMIVLAKPDPGDMVQAIKKAISILPKIDPQIMHNRMKELYNWHDVARRTEIVYDRALKCSNQNLLERLSRYLSCGAWAGKLFCLVMIIDFLLWRLLQIWQPAGNIEEVPDFTISHDQD, encoded by the exons ATGGGTGACCAGAAGAAAAGGCATAGAATTCTGATGGTCTCGGATTTTTTCTACCCCAACTTTGGTGGCGTGGAAAATCACATCTACTATCTCTCTCAATGCCTGCTGAAGCTTGGTCACAAG GTGGTAGTTATGACTCATGCTTATGGAACTCGTTCTGGGGTGAGATATATGACTGGTGGACTGAAAGTTTACTACTTACCATGGAAACCCTTCCTTATGCAGAATACATTACCAACTTTCTATGGGACTCTACCGATTATTAGGACTATCCTTATTCGAGAAAAGATATCGTTGGTACATGGGCATCAGGCTTTCTCAACACTTTGTCATGAAGCTTTGATGCATGCTCGAACTATGGGGTATAAGGTTGTGTTTACTGATCATTCACTCTATGGTTTTGCTGATGTGGGGAGCATCCACATGAACAAGGTATTGCAGTTTACTTTAGCGGATGTAAGTCAGGCCATCTGTGTCTCTCATACAAGTAAAGAAAACACAGTGCTACGATCAGGTTTGCCACCAGAAAAGGTTTTTGTAATACCTAATGCTGTTGATACAGCAATGTTCAAGCCTGCTCCACTGAGACCAAGTGGTAATGAAATTATTATCATCGTTATAAGTAGATTGGTTTACCGGAAGGGTGCGGATCTGCTGGTTGAAGTTATTCCAGAAGTCTGCCGTCTATATCCCAAT GTTCGTTTCATTGTTGGGGGAGATGGACCTAAACGTGTGCGGTTAGAAGAGATGAGGGAGAAACATTCTCTTCAAGATCGAGTTGAAATGTTGGGTGCTGTACCACATGCCCTAGTGCGATCTGTCCTTATTTCTGGCCATATATTCTTAAACAG TTCTTTAACAGAGGCCTTTTGCATAGCCATATTAGAGGCTGCTAGTTGTGGATTATTGACAGTTAGTACACGCGTAGGAGGTGTCCCAGAG GTTCTACCAGATGATATGATTGTACTAGCTAAACCAGATCCTGGTGATATGGTACAAGCAATCAAGAAGGCAATATCTATACTTCCCAAGATTGATCCGCAAATCATGCACAACCGT ATGAAAGAACTCTACAATTGGCATGATGTTGCCCGAAGGACAGAGATTGTGTATGATCGTGCTTTGAAATGCTCAAATCAAAATCTTCTAGAACGACTTTCACG GTACCTTTCATGTGGAGCATGGGCAGGGAAGCTTTTTTGCTTGGTTATGATCATTGATTTTTTGCTGTGGCGTCTACTGCAAATATGGCAG CCTGCAGGGAATATAGAAGAGGTGCCTGATTTTACTATATCCCATGATCAAGACTAA